From a single Bryobacter aggregatus MPL3 genomic region:
- a CDS encoding xanthine dehydrogenase family protein molybdopterin-binding subunit, translated as MIHPAYGESRPAPERISETTRLAQEAYANYDQSVQMLDRRGFVGTVLSASALVFGVSAGTKSANAAPTSWQPSVYLGFEPNGTVVIMAHRSEMGTSSRSTLPMMLADELEADWKKVRVEQALGDEKYGSQNTDGSCSVRDFGAAMLKAGATARTMFERAAAQKWNCQPGDVAASQGKVINGKTKQSLAYGELLAVAATLEVPKEHELRYKTPDQYKLIGKDVPIIDSHDIVTGKAVFGIDAKIPGMLYAMVERPPVYGSKVKSYDDKAALAVKGVTKTVELPLFKQPHLFQQLGGVAVLGDSTWAVLQGRKKLKIDWDLSEHKTFNSKDERQYLLDTARKPGKVVRNRGDVEAAFAKSAKTLEADYYTPMLSHAPMEPPVAVAEWKNGTVETWCPTQNPQAVQEAVGAAMGIDKTKVICHVTLLGGGFGRKSKPDYVVEAALLSKASGKPVKVIWTREDDIKFDYYHTVAGMHMKAGMDADGRLNSWLFRSAFPPIASTFGPGQQYGAEFEIGMGLNELPYDVPNIRAENCPAPNHLRLGWLRSVAHVYHAFGIHSFLDELAVANNSDYLSYVLKTLGPDRNVDLSKDGVKPWNNGQSLEKFPISTGRLRRVLEMVAEQSGYGKKKATKNRALGIAAHRSFLSYIASVVEVEIDDNGKLTIPNVWTVADCGKIVNPDRVRSQFEGAAIFGTSIAMLGEISAADGHITQSNFHDYPVARISESPRNIHVHIVPSNELAAGVGEPGVPVIVPAITNAIFAATGKRIRELPVRKTKLV; from the coding sequence ATGATCCACCCAGCTTACGGCGAAAGCCGCCCGGCGCCCGAGCGCATCTCCGAGACCACTCGCCTGGCCCAAGAGGCCTATGCCAACTACGACCAGAGCGTTCAAATGCTGGACCGCCGCGGCTTTGTCGGCACCGTCCTTTCCGCCAGCGCACTCGTCTTTGGCGTGAGCGCGGGAACAAAATCAGCGAATGCCGCCCCCACCTCCTGGCAGCCGAGCGTTTATCTTGGTTTCGAGCCCAACGGAACCGTTGTTATCATGGCGCATCGCTCCGAAATGGGCACCAGCAGCCGTTCCACGTTGCCGATGATGCTGGCTGACGAACTCGAAGCTGACTGGAAAAAAGTTCGCGTCGAGCAGGCGCTTGGTGATGAAAAGTACGGTTCGCAAAATACCGACGGCTCTTGTTCTGTCCGCGACTTCGGCGCTGCGATGCTCAAGGCCGGCGCTACGGCGCGCACGATGTTCGAACGGGCCGCCGCGCAGAAGTGGAATTGCCAGCCCGGCGATGTCGCCGCCTCGCAAGGCAAAGTCATCAACGGCAAGACCAAGCAGTCTCTCGCCTACGGCGAACTGCTCGCCGTCGCTGCCACTCTCGAAGTCCCCAAAGAGCACGAACTCCGCTACAAGACTCCCGACCAGTACAAGCTGATCGGCAAAGATGTGCCGATTATCGATTCGCACGACATCGTCACCGGCAAGGCTGTCTTTGGCATCGATGCCAAGATTCCGGGCATGCTCTACGCGATGGTCGAGCGTCCTCCGGTCTACGGCAGCAAGGTGAAAAGCTACGACGACAAGGCGGCGCTGGCTGTGAAAGGCGTCACCAAAACTGTCGAGTTGCCACTCTTCAAACAACCCCACCTCTTCCAGCAACTGGGCGGCGTCGCGGTTCTGGGCGATAGCACCTGGGCCGTCCTGCAAGGCCGCAAGAAGCTGAAGATCGACTGGGACCTGAGCGAGCACAAGACCTTCAACTCGAAGGACGAGCGGCAGTATCTGCTCGATACGGCGCGCAAGCCCGGCAAGGTGGTTCGCAATCGCGGTGACGTCGAGGCGGCCTTTGCCAAGTCGGCCAAGACGCTTGAGGCGGACTACTACACGCCGATGCTGTCCCACGCTCCGATGGAACCGCCTGTCGCGGTTGCTGAATGGAAGAATGGCACAGTCGAAACCTGGTGCCCGACGCAGAATCCGCAGGCCGTGCAGGAAGCGGTTGGCGCGGCAATGGGCATCGACAAGACGAAGGTCATCTGCCACGTCACGCTGCTCGGCGGTGGCTTTGGCCGCAAGTCCAAGCCCGACTATGTCGTCGAAGCTGCGTTGCTTTCAAAGGCCAGCGGCAAGCCGGTGAAGGTGATCTGGACCCGCGAAGACGACATCAAGTTCGACTACTATCACACCGTAGCTGGCATGCACATGAAAGCTGGCATGGACGCCGACGGACGCCTGAATTCCTGGCTCTTCCGCTCAGCCTTCCCGCCAATCGCATCTACTTTCGGGCCCGGCCAGCAATACGGAGCCGAATTTGAAATCGGCATGGGCCTCAACGAGTTGCCCTACGATGTGCCGAACATCCGTGCCGAAAACTGCCCCGCGCCGAACCATCTGCGTCTCGGCTGGCTGCGTTCGGTCGCGCATGTCTACCACGCCTTCGGCATCCACAGCTTTCTCGATGAGTTAGCTGTCGCCAACAACAGCGATTACCTCAGCTACGTCCTCAAGACGCTCGGCCCCGATCGCAATGTCGACCTCAGCAAGGACGGCGTCAAGCCCTGGAACAACGGGCAATCGCTCGAAAAGTTCCCGATCAGCACCGGCCGTCTGCGCCGTGTTCTCGAGATGGTTGCCGAGCAAAGCGGCTACGGCAAGAAGAAGGCGACTAAGAATCGCGCGCTCGGCATTGCCGCCCATCGCAGCTTCCTCAGCTACATCGCAAGCGTTGTCGAAGTCGAAATCGACGACAACGGCAAGCTCACCATCCCGAATGTCTGGACCGTCGCTGATTGCGGCAAGATCGTCAATCCCGACCGCGTGCGTTCGCAGTTTGAAGGCGCGGCAATCTTCGGCACCTCGATCGCCATGCTCGGCGAGATCTCAGCTGCCGATGGGCACATCACACAGTCCAACTTCCACGATTACCCGGTTGCTCGCATTAGCGAGTCGCCACGGAACATCCATGTCCACATCGTGCCCAGCAACGAACTGGCGGCGGGCGTCGGCGAACCCGGTGTTCCGGTGATTGTTCCGGCCATCACCAACGCGATCTTTGCGGCGACAGGCAAGCGCATCCGCGAGTTGCCGGTCCGCAAGACCAAACTCGTTTAA
- a CDS encoding (2Fe-2S)-binding protein codes for MIELKVNGQTRKFDGDGDMPLLWYLRDELSLTGSKFGCGMGLCGACTVHQNGEAIRSCVTPVKSLAGKEVTTIEGLSPSGTHPCQVAWEKHGVAQCGYCQAGQIMQAAALLKKTPKPTDAQIDTAMNGNICRCGTYTRIRAAVKSAAGVKA; via the coding sequence ATGATCGAACTCAAAGTCAACGGGCAAACCCGGAAGTTTGACGGCGACGGTGATATGCCGTTGCTCTGGTACCTCCGTGATGAGCTCTCTCTTACTGGATCCAAATTCGGATGTGGCATGGGCCTTTGCGGTGCCTGCACCGTTCATCAGAACGGCGAAGCGATCCGCAGTTGCGTCACCCCGGTCAAGTCTCTGGCTGGGAAAGAAGTCACCACCATCGAAGGCCTGAGCCCTTCAGGAACGCATCCCTGTCAGGTGGCGTGGGAAAAACACGGAGTCGCCCAGTGCGGCTATTGCCAGGCCGGGCAGATCATGCAGGCCGCGGCATTGCTGAAGAAGACGCCGAAGCCCACCGACGCACAAATCGATACCGCCATGAACGGCAACATCTGCCGTTGCGGCACCTACACCAGAATTCGAGCCGCCGTGAAGTCGGCAGCGGGGGTGAAGGCCTAA
- the hslV gene encoding ATP-dependent protease subunit HslV, with the protein MKQRIRSTTILSVRRNGKVVIAGDGQVTQGSEVLKSGAKKLRRLYNGKILAGFAGSTADAFSLFARFEAKLEQHNGQLPRSAVELAKDWRTDKMLRHLEAMLIVADTENTFLLSGNGDVIEPDDSIAAIGSGGPFALSAARALFENTELSAREIVERSMKIAGDICIFTNHNIAIEELN; encoded by the coding sequence ATGAAACAACGCATTCGGTCCACGACAATCCTGAGCGTCCGGCGCAATGGCAAGGTCGTGATTGCCGGTGACGGACAGGTCACGCAAGGCTCAGAAGTATTGAAGAGTGGAGCAAAGAAGCTGAGGCGGCTCTACAACGGTAAGATCCTGGCGGGATTTGCCGGGTCAACGGCAGACGCCTTCAGCCTTTTTGCCCGCTTTGAAGCGAAGCTGGAGCAGCATAACGGGCAATTGCCACGCTCGGCCGTAGAATTGGCGAAAGACTGGCGCACCGACAAGATGCTGCGCCATTTGGAGGCGATGCTGATTGTCGCCGACACCGAAAACACCTTTTTGCTCTCCGGCAACGGCGACGTCATTGAGCCGGACGATTCGATTGCCGCCATCGGCTCGGGAGGCCCCTTTGCGCTTTCCGCCGCGCGCGCCCTGTTTGAAAACACCGAGTTGAGCGCTCGTGAAATTGTCGAACGATCCATGAAGATCGCAGGCGACATCTGCATCTTCACCAACCACAACATCGCAATCGAGGAATTGAACTAA
- the hslU gene encoding ATP-dependent protease ATPase subunit HslU, giving the protein MVIYLPNHGNDNAPLLDELTPREIVAELDKYVVGQNDAKKAVAIALRNRIRRQRLEPEMAEEVMPKNILMIGSTGVGKTEIARRLAKLANSPFLKVEASKFTEVGYVGRDVESMIRDLVEISIDLIREERLDEVAERAEQNAEDRLLDLLMPAPEEGETKEATEKIREKLREKLRAGKLDEKSVELDVKEKTPQVHVAAGPGMEEMGANIQEMLPGLFGPRMKKRKMRVPEALDYLTEEEEERLIDMDQITKEALERVERNGIIFLDEIDKIAGREGGGGPDVSREGVQRDILPIVEGTTVNTRYGFVRTDHILFVAAGAFHVSKPSDLIPELQGRFPIRVELQALTHADFVRILKEPKNALTKQYIALLETEGIKLKFDESAIEEMAKLAVEVNLSTENIGARRLHTIIEKVLEEISFEGPDLKKKKVTIDAAYVRKQLASIVKDQDLSRYIL; this is encoded by the coding sequence ATGGTGATCTATTTGCCGAACCACGGGAACGACAACGCCCCGCTGCTGGACGAATTGACTCCGCGCGAAATCGTAGCCGAACTCGATAAATACGTCGTCGGCCAGAATGACGCAAAGAAGGCGGTGGCGATCGCACTGCGCAATCGGATTCGCCGCCAGCGTCTCGAGCCAGAGATGGCCGAGGAGGTGATGCCGAAGAATATTTTGATGATCGGCTCCACCGGCGTCGGCAAAACGGAGATTGCCCGCCGTCTGGCGAAGCTGGCGAATTCGCCGTTTCTCAAGGTGGAAGCAAGCAAGTTCACCGAGGTCGGCTATGTGGGCCGCGATGTCGAGAGCATGATCCGCGATCTGGTGGAGATCTCGATCGATCTGATTCGCGAGGAGCGGCTTGATGAAGTGGCCGAGCGTGCCGAACAGAATGCGGAAGACCGGCTACTCGATCTGCTGATGCCTGCACCCGAGGAAGGCGAGACCAAGGAAGCAACCGAGAAGATCCGCGAAAAATTGCGCGAGAAGCTGCGCGCCGGCAAGCTGGACGAGAAGAGCGTCGAGCTCGATGTCAAAGAGAAAACACCGCAGGTGCATGTCGCGGCCGGCCCCGGCATGGAAGAGATGGGAGCCAACATCCAGGAGATGTTGCCTGGCCTCTTCGGCCCCCGGATGAAGAAGCGCAAGATGCGCGTGCCCGAGGCGCTCGACTATCTGACCGAAGAAGAAGAAGAGCGGCTGATCGATATGGATCAGATCACCAAAGAGGCGCTCGAACGAGTGGAGCGCAACGGCATTATCTTCCTCGATGAGATCGATAAGATTGCGGGCCGCGAAGGCGGCGGTGGTCCGGATGTCTCGCGAGAAGGCGTCCAGCGCGACATTCTCCCGATTGTCGAAGGAACCACGGTCAATACCCGCTACGGCTTTGTCCGCACCGACCATATTCTCTTTGTCGCCGCCGGCGCCTTCCACGTCTCGAAGCCTTCGGACCTGATTCCGGAATTGCAGGGCCGCTTCCCGATTCGCGTCGAGTTGCAGGCGCTGACCCATGCGGATTTTGTCCGCATTCTGAAAGAGCCGAAGAACGCGCTGACCAAGCAATACATCGCCCTGCTCGAGACCGAAGGCATCAAGCTGAAGTTTGATGAGAGCGCGATCGAAGAGATGGCCAAGCTGGCCGTTGAAGTGAATCTGTCGACCGAGAACATCGGCGCGCGACGCCTGCACACGATCATCGAGAAGGTGCTGGAAGAGATTTCCTTCGAAGGGCCGGACTTGAAGAAGAAGAAAGTGACGATCGATGCGGCCTATGTGCGCAAGCAACTGGCTTCCATTGTGAAAGACCAAGACCTCAGCCGGTACATTCTATGA
- a CDS encoding fibronectin type III domain-containing protein: MRHCGVLILAALSLGSCGYVGDPMPPALKIPMAVTDLSIAQVGPNLLVHFTIPPKTMEGLPLERLGAIELKIGASPAPPFQVEAWSNQARVVDVSATAPGIVHAKIPVKDWANQEVVVGVRVANQKMRVSPWSNFATLQVLPALEIPADFRAAASATGVELDWSEGSPRPGLEWRIFRQGPDEKEATEIANVSTPKFSDSGAQHGQTYRYSILSVLGKATSERSEAITITPVDTFAPATPSGLSALAAPAAVQLSWERNRETDLAFYRVYRSVDGGPLVKIAELPSAANFRDTDVKPGFLYRYSVSASDQKGNESPKSEPVEIRIP; this comes from the coding sequence ATGAGGCATTGCGGCGTCCTGATCCTGGCGGCGCTCAGCTTGGGATCCTGCGGCTATGTGGGAGACCCGATGCCTCCTGCGTTGAAAATTCCCATGGCGGTGACTGATCTTTCTATCGCCCAGGTGGGACCAAATTTGCTGGTCCACTTCACCATTCCGCCCAAGACGATGGAAGGCCTGCCATTGGAGCGTCTGGGCGCGATCGAGTTGAAAATCGGCGCGAGTCCAGCTCCTCCCTTTCAGGTGGAGGCTTGGAGCAATCAGGCGCGTGTGGTCGATGTATCGGCAACCGCGCCGGGTATTGTCCACGCAAAGATTCCAGTGAAGGATTGGGCGAATCAGGAAGTGGTGGTGGGCGTGCGGGTGGCCAATCAGAAGATGCGCGTCTCGCCTTGGTCCAACTTCGCGACCCTCCAGGTGCTGCCTGCGTTGGAGATTCCGGCAGACTTCCGTGCGGCAGCCTCCGCGACCGGGGTCGAACTCGATTGGAGCGAGGGCAGCCCCCGACCGGGCTTAGAGTGGCGCATCTTCCGTCAAGGTCCCGACGAGAAGGAAGCAACCGAGATCGCCAATGTCAGCACCCCAAAGTTTAGCGACAGCGGCGCACAGCACGGCCAGACCTACAGGTACTCCATCCTCAGCGTGCTGGGCAAGGCAACGAGTGAACGGAGTGAGGCGATCACGATCACCCCGGTGGACACCTTTGCTCCCGCGACGCCTTCGGGATTGTCCGCGCTGGCAGCTCCTGCGGCGGTGCAGCTCAGTTGGGAGCGGAATCGCGAAACCGACCTGGCCTTCTACCGGGTGTATCGATCTGTCGACGGCGGCCCCTTGGTCAAAATTGCAGAGTTGCCGAGTGCGGCGAATTTCCGCGACACCGATGTCAAGCCTGGCTTCCTCTATCGCTACTCCGTTTCGGCCAGCGATCAGAAGGGCAATGAGAGTCCGAAATCAGAACCAGTGGAGATTCGAATTCCGTGA
- a CDS encoding fumarylacetoacetate hydrolase family protein: MSQDAEPTTVHGLYGLLEGDQVIETGQLFGTQCAEEHRRSAVRLLPPVLPSKIICVGRNYVDHAKELGNDVPTEPLIFLKPQSSLITNGDSIVYPPQSSRVDFEGEIGLVISKRGRNIKPEDAWEHVFGYTCVNDITARDLQKKDGQWTRGKGFDTFCSVGPWMVSKEDFDLTKTTLRTKLNGELKQEGTASQMIFDVGAILAFVSSFLTLEPGDLIATGTPAGVGPMQPGDQVTVEVEGLGSLTNTVIKG; this comes from the coding sequence TTGAGCCAGGATGCGGAACCGACAACCGTTCATGGCCTCTATGGCTTGTTAGAAGGCGATCAGGTAATCGAGACCGGCCAGCTCTTCGGAACCCAGTGCGCCGAAGAGCACAGGCGTAGCGCCGTACGGCTGCTGCCGCCGGTGCTGCCGTCGAAGATCATCTGCGTGGGACGCAACTATGTCGACCACGCAAAGGAACTCGGCAACGACGTACCCACCGAACCGCTGATCTTCCTGAAGCCCCAGTCGTCTCTCATCACCAACGGCGACTCCATCGTTTACCCGCCCCAGTCGAGCCGTGTCGATTTCGAGGGCGAGATCGGCCTGGTGATCTCCAAGCGCGGCCGCAACATCAAGCCCGAGGATGCTTGGGAGCATGTCTTCGGATATACCTGCGTCAACGACATTACGGCCCGCGATCTCCAGAAAAAAGATGGTCAATGGACTCGCGGCAAAGGTTTTGACACCTTTTGCTCGGTGGGGCCGTGGATGGTATCGAAGGAAGACTTCGACCTGACGAAAACGACGCTACGTACAAAACTGAACGGAGAGTTGAAGCAGGAGGGGACGGCATCACAGATGATTTTTGACGTGGGTGCTATACTCGCCTTCGTAAGCTCATTCCTCACGCTCGAGCCCGGCGACCTGATCGCCACTGGGACACCAGCCGGGGTGGGGCCCATGCAACCCGGTGACCAAGTCACTGTTGAAGTTGAAGGCCTGGGTTCGCTCACCAACACAGTCATCAAGGGTTAA
- the fsa gene encoding fructose-6-phosphate aldolase, which yields MKIFLDTANLDELKKAAAWGVVDGVTTNPSLIAKEGIKIEEQIARICDIIDGDISAEVISTTAKEMVEEGRKLAKIHKNVVVKVPLIRDGIQACSELSKEGIRLNVTLCFSPAQALLAAKAGAYIVSPFVGRLDDIAQLGMELIESITTIYGNYGYTTQVLAASLRSPLHVAQAAEVGADIGTLPFKVLDQMFNHPLTDKGLEIFLKDYAKAFETSK from the coding sequence ATGAAAATCTTTCTCGATACCGCAAATCTGGACGAACTGAAGAAAGCCGCCGCTTGGGGCGTCGTCGACGGCGTCACCACCAACCCGTCGCTGATCGCCAAGGAAGGCATCAAGATTGAAGAGCAGATCGCACGCATCTGCGACATCATCGACGGCGACATCTCGGCCGAAGTGATTTCGACCACCGCCAAGGAAATGGTGGAAGAGGGCCGCAAGCTCGCCAAGATCCACAAGAACGTCGTCGTCAAGGTGCCGCTCATCCGTGACGGCATCCAGGCCTGCTCTGAGCTGTCGAAGGAAGGCATCCGTCTGAACGTGACGCTTTGCTTCTCGCCCGCCCAGGCCCTGCTCGCCGCCAAAGCTGGCGCCTACATCGTCAGCCCCTTCGTCGGTCGTCTGGACGACATCGCCCAGCTCGGCATGGAACTGATCGAATCGATCACCACCATCTACGGCAACTACGGCTACACCACGCAGGTTCTGGCCGCCAGCCTCCGCAGCCCGCTGCACGTCGCACAGGCCGCTGAAGTGGGCGCCGACATCGGCACCCTGCCCTTCAAGGTTCTCGACCAGATGTTCAACCACCCGCTCACCGATAAGGGCCTTGAGATCTTCTTGAAGGATTACGCGAAAGCGTTCGAAACCTCCAAGTAG
- a CDS encoding Dabb family protein: MKKTLLTLALLATMMGGQAFAAKKPTTVIHVINVRFKPEASKEDVTKAIAAIGTVAGKYKGIKNVWLNPIKVQGGDSKFTHVLVMEFASQAALKKYTDSPEQLEWYKLWLPVRELSNTHDVTN, from the coding sequence ATGAAGAAAACCCTCTTAACCCTCGCACTGCTTGCCACGATGATGGGCGGCCAGGCCTTTGCGGCCAAGAAACCGACCACGGTGATTCACGTCATCAACGTTCGTTTCAAGCCGGAAGCTTCGAAGGAAGACGTCACGAAGGCCATCGCGGCCATCGGGACCGTGGCTGGCAAGTACAAGGGCATCAAAAATGTCTGGTTGAACCCGATCAAGGTACAAGGCGGTGACTCGAAGTTCACCCACGTTCTCGTGATGGAATTCGCCAGCCAGGCGGCCTTGAAGAAGTACACGGATTCGCCCGAGCAATTGGAGTGGTACAAACTCTGGTTGCCGGTACGTGAGCTGTCGAATACACACGACGTCACGAACTAA
- a CDS encoding RidA family protein produces MISWLLATALLAQHQYPKSAALPPANGYSHVVVAAPGKMVFLAGQVALDREGKLVGKDDLKAQTEKVFENLKTALASAGADFSHVVKVNWYVKNFQPSQVPVIREVRNRYFDLKNPPASTLVGVSELFMADVLIEVEVTAVIPEKAGKS; encoded by the coding sequence ATGATTTCCTGGCTGCTGGCAACTGCGCTGCTCGCGCAACACCAATACCCCAAGTCCGCGGCGCTGCCGCCGGCCAATGGCTACAGTCATGTCGTGGTGGCGGCACCCGGCAAGATGGTCTTTCTCGCCGGTCAGGTAGCGCTCGACCGTGAGGGAAAGTTAGTGGGCAAAGACGACCTCAAAGCGCAGACCGAGAAGGTGTTCGAGAATCTGAAAACGGCGCTGGCCAGCGCAGGAGCCGACTTCTCGCATGTGGTGAAGGTCAACTGGTATGTCAAGAACTTCCAGCCCAGCCAAGTTCCGGTGATTCGAGAGGTGCGCAATCGCTATTTCGATCTGAAGAATCCACCGGCCAGCACGCTCGTTGGGGTATCGGAGCTATTTATGGCCGATGTGCTGATTGAGGTGGAGGTGACGGCCGTGATTCCAGAGAAGGCAGGCAAGTCATGA
- the kdsB gene encoding 3-deoxy-manno-octulosonate cytidylyltransferase yields the protein MSAPPRVLGVIPARFASSRFPGKALVTLQNKPILQHVWEKSRKAASLSEVLIATDDDRIFAAAQAFGASVVMTSTDHLSGTDRVSEAALAKDCEIVVNIQGDEPLIDPAAIDLAAQALIDDPSLVMSTLKKRISEPSEIMNPNVVKVVTAGSGDAIYFSRCPIPYNRGVNEAYFKHIGLYVYRKDFLLNYSSMPVGPLERAESLEQLRALENGHRIRVLETEYESLGVDTPQDLERVIELLESSALKKGIPTHHG from the coding sequence ATTAGCGCTCCACCCAGAGTCCTGGGCGTCATTCCTGCCCGCTTCGCATCCAGCCGATTTCCCGGTAAAGCCCTCGTTACCCTTCAAAACAAACCGATCTTGCAGCATGTTTGGGAGAAGAGCCGAAAGGCCGCATCGCTATCGGAAGTTTTGATCGCCACCGATGACGACCGCATCTTTGCAGCTGCGCAAGCCTTCGGAGCATCGGTAGTGATGACCAGTACGGATCACCTGTCAGGAACGGACCGGGTGTCCGAAGCAGCCCTCGCCAAGGACTGCGAAATTGTCGTCAACATCCAAGGCGACGAACCGCTCATCGATCCAGCCGCCATTGATCTGGCCGCCCAGGCCTTGATCGATGACCCTTCCCTGGTGATGTCCACACTCAAAAAGCGGATTAGTGAACCCAGTGAGATCATGAACCCGAATGTTGTCAAAGTGGTGACGGCCGGCTCTGGGGATGCCATCTACTTCTCTCGTTGCCCGATTCCTTACAATCGCGGCGTCAACGAAGCCTACTTCAAACACATCGGTCTTTATGTCTATCGCAAAGACTTCCTCCTGAACTACTCCTCCATGCCCGTCGGTCCGCTGGAGCGCGCTGAATCGTTAGAACAGCTCCGCGCCCTCGAAAACGGTCATCGCATCCGCGTCCTCGAAACGGAGTACGAATCGCTCGGCGTCGATACGCCGCAGGATCTCGAACGCGTCATCGAGCTGCTCGAATCGAGCGCTCTGAAAAAGGGAATCCCAACACATCATGGCTAA
- a CDS encoding CTP synthase translates to MMAKYIFVTGGVVSSLGKGIAAASIGCLLESRGLRVCMQKFDPYLNVDPGTMSPFQHGEVFVTDDGAETDLDLGHYERFTHSPLSQANNLTSGRIYERIISRERRGDYLGKTVQVIPHVTDEIKANARKVAEGVDVVIVEIGGTVGDIESLPFIEAIRQLRHELGRHNSVFVHLTLVPWINAAQELKTKPTQHSVKELRAIGIQPDVLICRSERPLSEDLKGKIALFCDVEEDAVIACPDVSSVYEVPLVLAEQKLDEKILELLTLETPPPDMSRWVEMLDRMKNPVDQVDIALVGKYVEYEDSYKSLKESLLHGALAQRLKVNIKWIEAQDLVWPDCKELLSQFDGILVPGGFGPRGIEGMLQAIRYAREEQVPYFGICLGMQTLVIEYARNVCGLSGADSTEFDAAPAHRVIYKLRELKGVDELGGTMRLGAYDCKLHPNSHARLAYGEPLISERHRHRYEFNREYQKILEDNGLRITGESPDGAYVEICELPGHPWFLGCQFHPEFKSKPLEPHPLFQAFIQASHTNRQKRLSRENQPLFSQVGA, encoded by the coding sequence ATCATGGCTAAGTACATCTTTGTTACCGGCGGCGTCGTTTCCTCTCTGGGGAAAGGAATTGCCGCCGCTTCCATTGGTTGCCTGCTGGAGAGCCGCGGTCTTCGCGTCTGCATGCAGAAGTTCGATCCGTATCTCAATGTTGATCCAGGCACAATGAGTCCGTTCCAGCACGGCGAAGTCTTTGTCACCGATGACGGGGCGGAAACCGACCTCGACCTTGGCCACTACGAACGCTTCACCCACTCTCCTCTCAGCCAGGCAAACAATCTCACCAGCGGCCGGATCTACGAGCGGATTATTTCGCGGGAACGCAGGGGAGATTATCTCGGCAAGACCGTTCAGGTGATCCCGCACGTTACCGACGAAATCAAGGCGAACGCACGCAAGGTGGCCGAAGGAGTGGATGTCGTCATTGTCGAGATCGGCGGCACGGTTGGCGATATCGAGTCGCTGCCCTTTATCGAAGCGATTCGGCAGTTACGGCACGAACTCGGCCGGCATAACAGTGTCTTTGTTCATCTCACGCTGGTGCCCTGGATCAATGCGGCCCAGGAGCTGAAAACCAAGCCGACCCAGCACAGCGTGAAGGAATTGCGTGCAATCGGCATCCAGCCCGATGTGCTGATTTGCCGCTCGGAGAGGCCGCTTTCCGAAGACCTCAAGGGCAAAATCGCGCTGTTCTGCGACGTCGAAGAAGACGCGGTGATTGCCTGTCCGGACGTTTCGAGCGTCTACGAAGTCCCTCTGGTGCTGGCCGAGCAGAAGCTCGATGAAAAGATTCTGGAATTGCTGACCCTCGAGACGCCTCCTCCCGATATGTCGCGCTGGGTGGAGATGCTCGACCGGATGAAGAATCCTGTCGATCAGGTGGACATCGCCCTGGTGGGCAAGTACGTCGAGTATGAGGATTCCTACAAGAGCCTCAAAGAATCGTTGCTCCACGGAGCGCTGGCGCAGCGCCTGAAGGTGAACATCAAGTGGATTGAAGCGCAGGATCTGGTTTGGCCAGACTGCAAGGAGCTCCTGTCCCAGTTTGACGGCATCCTGGTCCCCGGCGGCTTTGGCCCGCGCGGTATTGAAGGTATGCTCCAGGCGATCCGCTATGCCCGAGAAGAACAGGTGCCGTATTTCGGAATCTGTCTGGGCATGCAGACCCTGGTGATCGAGTACGCCCGCAATGTTTGCGGATTGAGCGGCGCCGATTCGACCGAGTTTGACGCCGCACCCGCACATCGCGTCATCTACAAGCTCCGCGAGCTGAAGGGCGTGGACGAGTTGGGCGGCACCATGCGCCTGGGCGCGTATGACTGCAAGCTGCACCCCAACTCCCATGCCAGACTGGCCTATGGCGAGCCACTGATCAGCGAGCGCCACCGGCATCGCTATGAGTTCAACCGTGAGTATCAGAAGATTCTCGAAGACAACGGATTGCGCATCACAGGCGAATCGCCCGATGGAGCCTATGTGGAGATCTGTGAGTTGCCAGGGCACCCCTGGTTCCTCGGTTGCCAGTTCCATCCGGAGTTCAAGTCGAAGCCGCTCGAACCGCATCCTTTGTTCCAGGCCTTTATCCAGGCTTCGCACACGAACCGGCAGAAACGGCTCTCGAGAGAAAATCAGCCGCTCTTTTCGCAGGTTGGCGCATGA